One Anthonomus grandis grandis chromosome 12, icAntGran1.3, whole genome shotgun sequence DNA window includes the following coding sequences:
- the LOC126743387 gene encoding THO complex subunit 7 homolog, translating into MAGYGDDSIIPRKLLFDGDGTGEDKKLQFLIKTLYTWAAKENDPQTDQDVFMKLQGLLFDMKLRKKQRDLARKCTQTQIDKFQNTYKIFEDKVKEINGDIEHQQGLVKRAQLVKQHFVECEFLVKAINQEPSRHDLERDIKRLREEIGELKREKNILDDKWNARIKQCQVLSTSANALRSILKDEEVSSDEEVASGNINKLD; encoded by the exons ATGGCGGGCTATGGAGAcg aCTCAATAATTCCACGTAAACTGCTCTTTGACGGTGATGGCACGGGTgaagataaaaaattacaatttttaataaaaaccctcTACACGTGGGCGGCTAAAGAGAACGACCCTCAAACAGACCAAGACGTTTTTATGAAACTTCAAGGTCTATTATTCGACATGAAACTGCGTAAGAAACAGAGAGATTTAGCAAGAAAATGCACACAAACCCAGATCGATAAGTTCCAAaacacttataaaatattcGAGGATAAAGTTAAAGAGATCAACGGTGATATTGAACATCAACAAGGATTAGTGAAGAGGGCGCAGCTGGTGAAGCAACATTTCGTTGAATGTGAATTTCTTGTTAAAGCGATCAATCAAGAACCGTCCCGACATGATTTAGAAAGAGATATTAAGAGGTTGAGGGAGGAAATCGGCGAGttaaaaagagagaaaaatattttggatgatAAATGGAACGCAAGGATTAAGCAATGTCAAGTGCTATCAACTTCTGCTAACGCCCTTAGGAGTATTTTGAAGGATGAAGAGGTTAGTTCTGACGAAGAGGTTGCTAGtggaaatataaataaattagactAA
- the LOC126743386 gene encoding probable inactive tRNA-specific adenosine deaminase-like protein 3: MSEPKKMKLEEPQKALLYPVLPDELTEDTPLVSVYVDTIKEPKMTSKVVLSLNSLLPVPELTHLKRINKREVLLFPVSKEIAENCLEVHNYLERKGFDTNLVANKIRTVLVAKIPPKTKKQHCKVHALWPCNFHPDKYLEKLSTNTLFNDRELDEHITYMRIAIEVAKKANSVGLSQTQQGVIVIDPKIKSVVAIGYSESTHNPCKHAAMVAIDNVSKTQNGGAWNDYTLDTSSSDLNLNGFHPKLLSHLQKLFSKTHFGATVFRPKDQLTDPGDGPYLCTSYHVYSTFEVCVMCAMALVHSRVKRVFYGASSDNGGLGTLCKIHTVRDLNHHYEVFGGLCESECEELNGGGC; encoded by the coding sequence ATGTCCGAACCCAAGAAAATGAAACTGGAGGAACCTCAGAAAGCACTCCTGTATCCAGTGCTGCCAGATGAACTCACTGAAGACACCCCTTTGGTTTCTGTTTATGTAGACACCATTAAGGAACCTAAAATGACTTCTAAAGTAGTGCTTAGCTTGAATTCTCTCCTACCAGTGCCAGAATTGACCCACTTAAAGAGAATTAACAAAAGGGAGGTGCTGCTGTTTCCTGTATCAAAGGAAATAGCTGAAAATTGTTTAGAAGTGCATAATTATTTGGAAAGGAAAGGTTTTGACACCAACCTTGTAgcaaataaaattagaactgTTCTGGTAGCAAAAATCCCTCCGAAAACTAAAAAGCAACACTGTAAAGTTCATGCCTTATGGCCTTGTAACTTTCATCCAGATAAGTATTTGGAAAAACTATCAACAAACACTTTGTTTAATGACAGGGAACTGGATGAGCATATAACTTACATGAGAATAGCAATAGAAGTGGCTAAAAAAGCAAACAGTGTTGGCCTTAGCCAAACTCAACAAGGAGTCATAGTCATTGACCCTAAAATCAAGTCAGTAGTTGCTATTGGCTATTCAGAATCTACGCACAACCCTTGCAAACATGCTGCTATGGTCGCCATAGATAATGTGTCAAAAACTCAAAATGGTGGAGCATGGAATGACTATACTCTTGACACTTCTTCgtcagatttaaatttaaatggattCCATCCAAAATTATTGTCCCACTTACAAAAACTCTTTTCAAAAACCCATTTTGGAGCTACAGTTTTTAGACCTAAAGATCAACTAACTGATCCCGGTGATGGACCATATTTATGTACAAGTTATCATGTTTACTCAACTTTTGAAGTGTGTGTTATGTGTGCAATGGCACTAGTGCACAGCAGGGTGAAAAGAGTGTTTTATGGGGCAAGTAGTGATAATGGGGGATTGGGGACACTTTGTAAAATCCATACTGTGAGGGACTTGAATCATCATTATGAGGTTTTTGGTGGTTTGTGTGAGAGTGAGTGTGAGGAATTAAATGGAGGTGGTTGTTAA